Proteins encoded by one window of Acidipropionibacterium virtanenii:
- a CDS encoding polymorphic toxin type 50 domain-containing protein: MDRPDPSGLAFCTSTACGGGTTGSMNETGGSLHETHRPSRGGGSSGSGRGGGGRGASRYHGGGYNGGGHRATRYTTPRRAPARHTVSKARYRTPARPRSVTPLPPPPNPYLLCLGCVPFGAIAQGAALGAVGGVVGYLILQLILGEPITGNGILASAGIGMIFGATAPFIGGWLGRIFGPKAQPAPPRFITTSKGVTIDRAAVRKTISVQKQGRHVRGASQYGGGSYFKSAEDAQDVLDAFHNGDAQVLGVKGNDIVVRVNSVTGFNQNPRLGYIDQPTHVFFIKGTKSPSVVPYNPRWKP; encoded by the coding sequence GTGGATCGTCCCGACCCGTCGGGGCTGGCGTTCTGCACCTCGACGGCCTGCGGGGGTGGCACCACCGGGTCGATGAACGAGACCGGCGGGTCCCTCCACGAGACCCACCGCCCCAGCCGCGGCGGCGGTAGCAGCGGCAGCGGCCGCGGTGGTGGGGGGCGCGGGGCCAGCCGGTACCACGGCGGGGGCTACAACGGCGGAGGCCACCGCGCCACCCGCTACACCACACCCCGTCGGGCCCCCGCCCGCCACACGGTCTCCAAAGCCCGATACCGCACCCCCGCACGACCCCGGAGTGTCACACCCCTGCCCCCACCACCCAACCCCTACCTACTGTGCCTCGGATGTGTTCCGTTCGGTGCCATCGCCCAGGGCGCGGCGCTGGGCGCGGTCGGAGGAGTCGTCGGCTACCTCATTCTTCAACTCATCCTCGGGGAACCCATCACCGGCAACGGCATCCTGGCCTCCGCCGGGATCGGCATGATCTTCGGAGCCACAGCCCCCTTCATCGGTGGATGGCTCGGACGCATCTTCGGACCCAAGGCACAACCGGCCCCACCGAGATTTATCACCACGAGCAAGGGCGTGACGATCGACCGCGCCGCGGTGAGGAAAACTATCAGTGTCCAGAAGCAGGGTCGCCACGTGCGTGGAGCTAGTCAATATGGTGGAGGAAGCTACTTCAAGTCAGCTGAAGATGCCCAGGACGTGCTGGACGCATTTCATAATGGAGATGCTCAGGTCTTGGGCGTCAAAGGAAATGATATAGTCGTGAGGGTGAATAGCGTTACAGGATTCAATCAAAATCCGAGGCTAGGATACATAGATCAACCGACGCATGTATTCTTCATCAAGGGGACTAAGTCTCCAAGTGTCGTACCATATAATCCGAGGTGGAAACCATGA
- a CDS encoding barstar family protein produces MENTVNLDIIDETFIGVLADWQGFDGFATRLHNRGYVVRSVRGHKCRTIDTMIDEFSAALQFPWYFGENWPAFDECICDLDWMSLSPERTDFGLGIVIAIPHSEQMLKDARSIRLPDLVDVLNGAAQEFGTTLDAGNWWDHGPITFKVILHGETPSDLDRWRGAGADIAMTPVDGA; encoded by the coding sequence ATGGAAAACACAGTAAATCTCGACATCATAGACGAGACATTCATCGGCGTCCTGGCCGACTGGCAGGGATTCGATGGATTTGCCACGCGCCTCCATAACAGAGGATATGTCGTTCGTTCAGTCCGCGGGCACAAGTGCCGGACTATCGACACGATGATCGACGAGTTCTCCGCAGCGCTGCAGTTCCCATGGTACTTCGGGGAGAACTGGCCTGCCTTCGATGAGTGCATCTGCGACCTGGACTGGATGAGCCTGTCGCCCGAGCGGACCGATTTCGGCCTCGGTATAGTCATCGCCATCCCCCATTCCGAACAGATGCTCAAAGACGCCCGGTCTATTCGACTCCCTGATCTCGTGGACGTTCTCAACGGCGCCGCACAGGAGTTCGGCACTACTTTGGACGCCGGAAACTGGTGGGACCATGGCCCGATCACTTTCAAGGTCATCCTCCACGGCGAGACACCATCCGACCTCGACCGCTGGCGCGGAGCGGGTGCGGACATCGCGATGACCCCGGTCGACGGCGCGTGA